The Pyrus communis chromosome 5, drPyrComm1.1, whole genome shotgun sequence region CataataaaaccctagctatcCAAATCACTCGGTCAGAGATTCAGACAGAGAAAAAACCCCCGAGGCcgcctctctttctctctccaccACATTTTCTTGGGATATTAAAAGACGTTTTCACCAACCTTGAAACAGTCACGAACTTAAGAGTTACAACAAGCGTCTTTAACTTCCACAACAGCAttgttaccaaaaaaaaaaacttccacaACAACATCAGTAACTGCTTCTAACAATAACAATGAAGAgaagaaggaaaataaataaaaattctgaGCGTGGGAGTCGAAAGGAATACACAGGAAAGTGTGGGTCGTGTAATGATGATTGTTAACAGTGAAAATAAAGGAGGAGAAATAGGGTATTGTAAGACACGAGTAAATCACCCAATTAAGAACTGCAGAAAAAAGGTGAAATAGATGCCAACCTTTTTCATAACATGCTGCTGCTTCATCTCTATGCAGCTACAATCACTTGCGGTGAATTGAAAGTAACTATATATATtccactaataaaaaaaaaaaccaaaacaaaccccCCACCAAAATCCACCATTTTTGTACATCCAATTCTTCAATCCAAACACCCATTGACGATGAATTAATACCATAATGACCAACTAATCAACATCTTcaactaactatttaattaaacacagaactaaattttataaaataagaaGAATGAGCAAAAGCTGTTTAATTTgcaaaaaaaaggagaaagaaagggaTCCATCGATCTGAGGATTGAGAAAACTTAAAACACAAGTAAACTTCTTTTTTCTTGCTTAATTGATCAGTCAGTCAATAAGGAGGTCGTGCCGTTCCCCAATATGCATCGGCAGGCAATTGGTTTAGTAGACTTTGTGGCATCCCATGAAAAAGCGATGGTGCATTAGGATCTTGCAAtagttgttgctgctgctgttgaTGTTCTTGCCCGCCAACCCCTGGAGATCCGAGGGACCTTCCACTTCCTTGTACTTGCCCTGCCGCGGCGAgatcctcttcctcctccaagGGCAGCCTCTCGTAAGCCGCATTCCCAAAAGAGCCGGCCATGATAACAACCGGCCCTGAAGCCAATAGAGGCCCTACCACGGGGCCCCCAACGACTTGGCCTTGTCCGCCGGCTAGGTAGATGGTCAAGCCTGACGTGGCTGGCGGGGCGGGGGGCGGCAAAAAGGACCCAGAAAGGGACAGAATTTCAAACCTGCCGTGTAGAGTGACCACAGCTCCCGGAGAGGCCGGCTGCCTTAGAGTGACATTAGTGACGGTTCCACTGCCGCTGAGAATGCAAACCCCTCTCTGTTTACGCCTTGCGAAAGTCGAGACGCTGTCCATGATGTCGCAGCCGTTGGCGACCTCCATGACGTGGGTTCGGAGTACATTGGCGCTGTCTCGGGTTATGATGATGGGGGGCTTGGCCTTGTTTCTGGAGCCGGCTGGGCGGCCACGGGGCCGTCTGGTGATCTCGGCCTCTCCGGCGCTGGTGTACCCCAGTTGATCTTTTCCCTCCAGAGAGGTGGTAGCGCCCGCGGAGTTCTCATCTCCACCGCCGCGATCACGTTTGATTCCACGGTTGATTCCTCTGCTGTTTTGCTCGTCCTCGGAGTTTTGGTGGTTGAGGTGGTGGGGGTGGAGTTGTGGGAATTGGTGGTGAGGATGCAAGTGAAGGTCTCTTGAAAGAAAAGGAGGTGGGAGTGGACGTCCACGTGCTGCAATTGGATCCATATCTTCTTCTATACTGCTCAAAACCTAGCTAATTTTAGCTCAAGCACCTACAGCTTTCTTTCTCTAGGAAAATTTTGAGaattaagagagagaaagagagatttcttcttctttcttcttgtatttccttctttcttttgagAATGAAAAGGGAGGGTTTTGTtatcagaaaataaaaagggaaagggttttaatttttaggGCATATAATTACCCACCAAGTACTTAGCTGAAAGAGCTGAAGAGATATCATCaaatcatcttcttccttctaGTTACTTGTTCTTCTCATGCATCATCAGCTCATCTTTTTATCATGTGAAGCTAATTGAAAGTAGTTGGTCTTGGTTAAGGGTTTGGGAGaaataattaagaaagaaaTTGAAAGAGGTGAagtattagagagagagagagagggagagagttggAAGAACTGCTAAGATTGGAATTTGGGCTTTGGGGTTTTTCTTTTGATTGAGAAGACTTTTGAAACCTTGagagctgagagagagagagagagagagagagagagtgttgaGTTGTTTGGCCTTGTTTTTCagaagtttttggtttttggttttcggttttcccatgttgtttttgttgatgaatgGCAGTGCCGTTCCCTTGCTGGCTTAAAAATTTGTTTAGGGTTAGGTCAGAGGAATTAAACtggattgaaattttttattctgACTGGAACATGGAtaatacatcacgtgtttttacgtaagtggtgggaaattttattttttaagttattaattttttaatacatatatctcattatttgtataatgatacaCTGACACATGATGTATCATCTTGTGTAccaatcacactgaaaaatctctgtaCGATGTGGTATCATGGATTCAATTTGATTGGTAGATGGATGCCCTTGATTGAAATCATATTTTCAGATGGTTTTTTGGTAAGACAGCGTGCCCATGGCGGTGTGTGGGTCCCACCTTCATCTCCTTTGTCTCTTACCGCACTTCCAGTGTTGCTAGGCTCCCTAGTCTAGAGGCAACCAATTccctaaaataaatagtaattgctTCTAATGAACTGTAATTGTTCAAGTGCATTTTCATCCCCAAACTGAATAGTCAAGACAATTCGTagtaaaatattagtatttttaattaattttttatattttattttatttttaattaatttatattagtattttataatttttattagtGGCTGACGTCACCATAAGGTCAGCCTTGTATTATGTCTCTTAGGCGTTGGGGCCGTGTATTTATGCCTAGTGGAGAGATCGAGCTTGCTTGGAGCCCAAGCTAGTTGATTGGGCTGGAGCCAATTGTTGGGCATTGGGTCATTTAATAGCCAATCCCTAAGGGAATTTGGGCACGCTGGAAGCGGTCTTACTTTCCCTCCCTCCGGATAGACCCAGCAGTTTTAGACACGACAAGGTGGCACGACatgaaaacaacacaaaaataacaggtttcgggtcaacatgATAACTAATCAGATGATTATCGGGTGACCCGTTAAGAACTCGTTATTAACAGGTTCTTAACTGGTATACACGCGGGTAACATGTGGGTAACTCGTTTCGatccgttaagaaaaaaattattttgataattttaaagtttaattactaaaagatttattataaaatacaatagccatattaatatatacaatatattctatattaaatatatagttttgtattattattctacataagttataaaaaaaaaaaaaatttagtcattatttatttttattatgagagttccttattatcattCATTAACATGTCgttgtcaaaaattaaaataaactagtacAATACTTGTATAGgcaagaactaagaagacatacatacaagtatgtaaaatgtgaaagaatacataaacactcgtgattcatcattattcctccaCGAGTAGATAATcgttacacttacattatcatttagatttttaaaattgtgacagcccgttccgaaaattttaaaacgtacgcgtgaaaagacggttttgcccctagtgtgatttttacgtgtgtggtatgtttttgggttttcgttggcatgttttgggccacacacacactctcccacacccCACACCCTTTTCCCCTGCCCTGCACCCTGTCCCGAGCTCCCTTTCCCTCTCATTTCCATccaaacgtacggacacacatcCAAAACCCAtgaaatcttcacagatcgaagaaaaaaagtacatatccatgctcgtgaggtccattGGAGtctaaccatacccatttcaggtaaggataccttcgtttttcacgtcgaactcgggatacctaatttttggtactgttcatgcacacgtaaattcttatgtttttgggaatttcaagcttgtaggaagcttggtgaggtccttaggaggctcggggtggtttgtttgaaggttttggacgtcgggatcacgagtttcgaggttggccggagttgggggtattttccaggcgagatttcgtggattttagcacttgaaagtggtatgatcttgttcctctcattgtaagcttcattttggtaccaattttgtgaaatttggttgaaaaacgaagaagataggacgatttaaagatttcccgattttccggcgccggagcctcgccggagaagacgacggaatattccgtcagtttggacggaatattcctaacgccgttgacggaatccgttaaagttaacggaatattcctgacggcgttaactgacgccgtcagccacgtgcctgcgcgtggccgtcgcgtgtggccgtgccttggccggcgcgtgggggatgatcctgaggttgagtagatcacgttggtgtattcatacaccccatttgagcattgtatgagaagttatttcttaagtttggttatgtgctttaaaattaacgtttttatagttgtttcgcatataggtgaatcctatctcgaggacgagcgtggtcactcgaggcagtgGGGTTACGACACTTCCacgtaccagtgagtgggcttttggttttccgtatatacctatatacttatattttcccagaaattcacttagaacgtttattcgttatatgccatgcctataGTTTTGCCGTTatttatgcattgttaattgtttatatatatgtatgtttggtgctgcggacgcacaggtaagtgccaggtgagttgtgatttatgtttacattcagtagtgatttgagatgcatagagagctcataacctgcaccgccggtgttagtgctcccgcccagagttgggcacagtccttcacgtgatgttcacctcccgcaccacacgctcagcttggatccaagttaggtgcatagtcctatcgtacataccactctaggtggttccgactcgtaggtgacccgcgattattcgcacaaccttcacgtgatcgtagcacttgagcgtatatatatgttacacccaggcctgtcgtacataccactttaggtggttccgactcgtgtgcaggtctagttagtgagattgagatttgagctctagattcagccgtacaggtcacgttaggtgactccggctggcagattatatgatattgatgtgTGATTActtgagcacttgcatttttctttgaggttttggcatagcatattcttgagcatgatatatatatgtatactctattttctgggaagtatacaggttttacggtgaggggttagaacttatttattaaatggttttcgaaaagctttgtttttggcccactcacgcttttgttttgcgcccctccaggttctagttggctagcacgtttggtggtttccctgaggattttcccggcatatctgatagacgatcaccagcgtaggaccaccttcgggtgtacttttgttacatcgttttctcctggactgccttaggctttatgctctgaacttagcgtcacacttacacttgcacttattgttattactttatgtaagactagtttttatttattcgtaacatttacattattattttattagcttccgcactgtgcacatggttacgtcacttccacgtgacggccagcatgccctgatctcgatcggggtgtgtcaaaaatcctccaaaccctcatgaataatgttttttatttgagggaaaaattaataaaattaataataaatattgtagaactgtaaaaaatgtaaaaaaaaaaaaaaaaatacaatcactcatagtgacaaggtttacaactttcatgaaaggGTCAACTTCGATTTTTATTTAACTATTGATTGTCATTTAtactttattcttcttactgaatttcatttttaaaattttcttttttgaaaacatgatcatctggcggatgtaagaagatgaacagttcagatctttgatatcacgtttCAATAGTTatggttaactgaaatatgagtcgatgtcatatagtttgtataaactttataaacatcaagcaatattttcactaaccataaaactctgaatataatatcaacgatccaaaccgttcatcttcctgcatcctctaatagatcatgttttcaaaaaagaaaatctaaaaaaaacaaaatttgatgagaacaatgaagcgtaaatgtaaacaacaatcaatggttaaattttgatctatgatttatatgattatagtggcgaatttcgaagttaagctcttcatgaaagttgtaaagcttgtcattacgagcgtttatatattttttacacttctacattaattaaaaaactattaaaaactTTACTTAAATAACAGCTGTAAGATAAATGATTGTAAATCTGTACCgttggattctatttcacttatattattagaacttttttggacgaaaaaaccccttctctattccaatattttccaattttaccatttgatcaatttaggtaagcgaaaatatacttaaaagaaaaataagattttatgttttggatgtgacaatatggtatgtatatacttatttagtattatgtttttcatttgattatttattggtttaaaatatattttccttaacgggtaactagtcgggtcatattacatgttaatattatcaggtcgatttcgggtcgggtcattttacccgtttattttaacgggtgttacacgacaaGAACCGTTAAGATATCatgtatgacacgaaaacgacacgaacacagaaaatacgacacgaatgccaggtctacctCCGGGGGCCAACGTCGGATACCCATGCTCCTTAGGatgtctttttcttctttttttgtcttCTTCTCAGCTACATGTGAGAtgaacttaattaattaattaattagggtaatcttagtttactactcataaattttttggtttttgatacATGAAGTTTTTGATCCTAGAGTGGTtcctaaagttataattttgggaCACTTTTATACATCTGTTAAGATCGCTGTTAAATCAGTTGTTAACTGGTGAAGTGGCACCTACGTGGACAATGATTAAGCATCGCATGTAAATATGAGCCCAtctaaatattaaataaattgataaattaagaaattaataaaatttaaaaaataaaaaaataaaaagaaaacgaaaagaaTCTGAGCGTCTTTTTCTACCTCACCTCACCCGCCGCTCCCGCCAAACCTCCCTCCATTCTTTCCTCTGTACCCACCCAATTCTGACTCATCCCTTGCAACTCCACCTTTAGAGAGGTACTGGGCGGGGATGCACAGAGAGATCGACTGCGAGAACCGCTCGAGATTACTCAAGGGCTTCTCAACGGGCCCAAAAGCAGGCACGACAACGGGCTTGGGTGGCTCATCGAGCCTTGTCCAGTTCTCTAGCTCGCGATTGGGTTGCCTTCCAAGGAAGAGGATGGGCTGGGCGTGACGTTGCTCTGAGCTTTGTGAAGTTGCTCCGCCTTCTGGTTACAAGTAGGCTCGGCCCAGGCTCAGTGCGGGCAAGGCGACCGTCCGGGGCCCAAAAAAAttgggggcaccaaaattattaaggtgatatatttatatatgtttttataagagtataACTAGAActggtggttttgttgtttaaaatgaatgaagaggtcttaggttccaAAATACAatgtgtgcttatttacattccaatttttacaaatttcttttcataatagtataaatttataaaatttggctaaatgatcaagaagtttaattagaagcaatggtttttgttgtttaaaattaacaagaggtcctaagttcgaaatgctatgtgcatgtttattttttttcaattttaacaaatttttatttggttgttaatttatttactagctagtagctatgtgggttgctatttttaaatatatgttccaattcaagtttaatcttcaacaaaaaataatgcgtagactaaatttttagaccaaattttcaaataatattacgtgtcatcaaaaggtttaatttagtgttcattcattacttatacatatccttaaagactcaaaaacattaatatttttttagtcttatattgacgaggttagtaaataagaaaaaacaactcacaatttatacaaaaacactttaaaagttcagatggaaaacaaaactcatattcTATCTACTTGAGAGCCCGAAGTTTTTTAGTTTCCTTCTcttgatacaaaataaattaattattccgTATTTCTAAATTActgagtttgaagtgttttatttttaaatataattttatcgatgttttacgtgtgaaaacaaatatttttttttatatgaaatgagGGCACATTCTTTGACGTCATCTCGAGCCTCAAAAATCTCTAGACCGGCCCTGGTTACGAGCTCTCGTGCCAGGTTGTAAAATCGATCCTCTCTGCAATGGTATTTAGGGGATCGGCACCTCTAGGGTTTGCTAAAATTAGGGTTAATCGAGAACGATTGGGAGAATTGGATCGGGAATGATTGGAGTTGCAGTCGGAATTGGGTGGGCACAGAGGAGAGAATGGACAGAGGGTTGTGTGGGAGCGGCGGGTGAGGTGATGTAGAAGACGACGccccatattttatttttttttttaaattttattaggGTTAAACTCTGTTTACGGGtatgtttcgtggttttcaacatttagtacatcaagtttttttcatcctagagtcacatctaaagtgttaattttgggacagtctcatacatccgttagtcaaactgttagtTCTTCcattaaatgatgacgtggtgcccatgtggacaatgactagacaccacatgtcattaaaaaaatattaaaataattaattaaattgaaaaaaaaaaaaaaacctatcccTTCTTCCCTTCCCCCCCCCGGTGCCCCCaacctagaagaagaagaaaaaaaaaacccagttcaTGGTTTGGGTTTGTGTTCTCGGTCGCGaggcccgggggggggggggtgggggaagGCAGGTGGGTTGCGGGGGGAGGGGGTACGAGCTAGGTTTAggttgctgttttttttttcttattcttattcttcttcttcttcttcctccttcttcttcttacttcttcttccttcttgttcttcttctgggttgtagattcgggttttttttttttccttcttcttcttcttctgggttgggTTGCAGATTTGGAATGCGGAGGGGGGGACGAATTGGGTTTGGGTtgctgttttgtttttttttttttttttttcttcttcttcttcttctgggttgcagattcagtttttctgttttatttatttcttcttcttcttcttcttcttcttctgggttgcagattcgatttttttgtattttttttttccttcttcttcttcctccttctgggttgcagatttggtttttttgttttcttcttcttcttcttctgggttgtagattcggttttttttttttttcttgttcttcttggtTGGGGGCGGGCGGGGGGGAGaaatgatggttttttttttttttaaattaattattttaatattttttaatgacACATGACacccaatcattgtccacatgggtgccacgtcatcacttaacgggaGAACTAATAGTTTGACTAAcgaatgtatgagactgtcccaaaattaacacttaggtatgactctggaatgataaaaacttgatgtactaaatgttaaaAACCATGAAACATAAGGGTAGTAAACAAAGTTTAAcccattttattaatttataaatttttaaatatttaggtGGGCCCATATTGATATGTGgtgcccagtcattgtccatgTGGGTGCCACGTCACCAATTAACGGCTGATTTAACAACAATCTTAATGTATGTATGCAAATGTCCCACAATTATAACTTTAGGTACCACTCTGGAAtagaaaaaatttcatgtaccaaatgttcaaAACCAAGAAAATTGAAGGTAGTAAACTGAAATTaacctaattaattaaatagaaCGCGGTAAGATAATCTCACTTGTAATGAATTGGTAGCTTTAGTGGTATCACCTAATCAATATATATTTATCACGTTTTAAAGAATAAAACGCTCACGTTTGCCAAATGATGAATTGACGAAGAGAATGTCTCTCCTTCTTTGTTCAATCAAATTATTGTTGTTTCTCTTTAtatttaagttcaaatcttttatttctaagtttagatgaatttagtaTACATTATTATatcgtgtgtatatatatatatatatatatatatatataaaacatagCATCATGCCCTTGAAATGGACATTTATTTTATCTTGGCTGGGAAACTCTCCAAGAGAGAAAAATTAACGAGATCCCAAATTTATCTCTTTCAATTGTAGCAAAACTCATATATACATCTCCCGAATTTTTAGTGAGATGTAAATGTATTTTTCCATCTCAATTTGCATTTCTCCGTAGGAAATGCTCTAATAGCATataattttcttcttcaaaatttacaaatttcttatatattttcATCTGTAAGAAGCttgtaattaaaaagaaaatttaataacCGTTTTCCCCTTATATATTTGTTAAACCTTTGTACCTTCAATTTTCATGCTACTTTATTAATTTGCCTTCTTCAAATCATAAAGTGACGAAGGCACTGCTCTTAAGAATTAACAATGTATAAAAACTTTAGGCTTCATCACTGTTATGCATCTTGTGCATATACATACCGTAGTTTCagtttatatattaaatttaaaaccagatgtttattttttatttttttatatatatagttgttgactctaaaaattatatgTGGTATGTAGGCCGAGTAATTATTGacctaactacgtccttcgtgTGAATGCGAGCATGTCAAATTGCAACCGAGCTCTGTTGGATGAGTAGAAAAGATGTGGTGGTAGTGTCGAATGCGCTGCTAACTCTTTGCACTTAAGTGATTACGGCAGAAGAAGGAACATTCTTGGCCTTGGGTTCTGGaaacctgaagacaaggttgcctTTCACTGCGAAGTTCAATAAAAGATTCGGATTTCAATGTGCCAAACACAGAACCTGGTAACACCTTCCTTCACAAAGAAGCTAATGAAGTAACATCGTTGGGCAAAAGAATTAAGAATTCTTCATTggtcgagacttggatagataaccaatcGACAACAAACAATATTGTTTCTTGTCTAAATTGAAAGTGCTGCTAAATCGTCTAGTTCTACTAGCTCCAGTGTTGTATACTTATCCAAATTGAAAATGTGTTGACCCTCACAGGGAGGAGGTGGTAAGGTTAGGATAGTTAGTATTCTTCATAGAGGGATGGCTTTTTATAGTCTTGAGTTTGTTTGCTGAGTTGAATGGGCTTTCCATGTTGTAGAACCTCTTTTATTTATAGGGATTGACGATCTGTGATAGGACTATGTCACTTGACATTTACCTAATTGTTTGTCTTTATCTCTTTCTAGCCAAAGTTCACCTTTATCAAGTCTTGACTTCTTGATTTAAAACCAGGATTTTGAATTTAGTCCCTTTATGCGGTTAATTCATTCTCATCTGATTAAGAATGAATTATGATCCTTAGAATAATTCGCACATAAGTAGAGCCCATTTTGTTTCTTGGCAATTTTAGTTCACTAAGGACTTGATTGGGCCACATTTGAACTTTATCTTTTCACTAGACCTGACATTTGTGCCGTGTTTTAGTGTTCATGACATTTTTGTGCCATACTCaatatcttaacgggtcatgtTATATAACACTCGtaaaagtaaacgggtaatatgattCAACCCAAAATTGACCCAttaatattaacaggtaatatgacgctacccgttacccgttaaagaatgaaatatattttaaatcaataaataatcaaatgaaaaacataatactaaattagtacataataccacattgtcacataaatattacttaacaaataaaaatacatttatcTTTCAAGTATcatataaatagtaattaatgtacaagtgaaaaatatatatacatgcttGTCATgacaaactttacaactttcgtgaatgGCTCAACTTCGAAATTCGCCATTATAATCACATAAACTATAGGTCAAAATTTAACTACTGATTGTCGTTTACATTTACACTCCATTCCTctcaccaaattttttttttttagattatcttttagaggatgcaggaagatgaaTGGTTCAGATCGTTGATGTTACGATCAGAGTCTTACTGTTATTGAAAATATTGCTCGGAGTTTATAAAGTCTCTAGAAACTATATAACATCatctcatatttcagttaaccgtaaatatTGGAACATGATATCAACGATCCTAACCATTCAAAgatcatgttttaaa contains the following coding sequences:
- the LOC137733208 gene encoding AT-hook motif nuclear-localized protein 22-like yields the protein MDPIAARGRPLPPPFLSRDLHLHPHHQFPQLHPHHLNHQNSEDEQNSRGINRGIKRDRGGGDENSAGATTSLEGKDQLGYTSAGEAEITRRPRGRPAGSRNKAKPPIIITRDSANVLRTHVMEVANGCDIMDSVSTFARRKQRGVCILSGSGTVTNVTLRQPASPGAVVTLHGRFEILSLSGSFLPPPAPPATSGLTIYLAGGQGQVVGGPVVGPLLASGPVVIMAGSFGNAAYERLPLEEEEDLAAAGQVQGSGRSLGSPGVGGQEHQQQQQQLLQDPNAPSLFHGMPQSLLNQLPADAYWGTARPPY